The Arachis ipaensis cultivar K30076 chromosome B05, Araip1.1, whole genome shotgun sequence nucleotide sequence NNNNNNNNNNNNNNNNNNNNNNNNNNNNNNNNNNNNNNNNNNNNNNNNNNNNNNNNNNNNNNNNNNNNNNNNNNNNNNNNNNNNNNNNNNNNNNNNNNNNNNNNNNNNNNNNNNNNNNNNNNNNNNNNNNNNNNNNNNNNNNNNNNNNNNNNNNNNNNNNNNNNNNNNNNNNNNNNNNNNNNNNNNNNNNNNNNNNNNNNNNNNNNNNNNNNNNNNNNNNNNNNNNNNNNNNNNNNNNNNNNNNNNNNNNNNNNNNNNNNNNNNNNNNNNNNNNNNNNNNNNNNNNNNNNNNNNNNNNNNNNNNNNNNNNNNNNNNNNNNNNNNNNNNNNNNNNNNNNNNNNNNNNNNNNNNNNNNNNNNNNNNNNNNNNNNNNNNNNNNNNNNNNNNNNNNNNNNNNTAGTAATTATATcataattattatataaaatcttGTTGATTTGGTAAACAATATAttgtttctttgtttaatttaaatGGAGTGAAACCAATtcaaaacagaaaacaaagaaaCAGTGATCCAAAAATTGGAAGGGATACTTTACCTATTTTAGTGGGCTTCCTTAGTTGATTAGATTCGTTTAGAATGATTCCTGATTAAAGAGGATAGTAGTAATAAataaagaaagaggaaaagataAAAGACAGGTCATGATTGCGTGGACCAATGAAAGAGAGGTCATAACTGGGAGTTGATCCACCAGCTCACCCAAGACCCTTAAAGCCAAAGCTTCTGTCCACACCACACACACCCCCCCATTCATTACAAATTAACATTCAAAACCTAATTAGCCACCATGGAGGACGAGGAGGAGGGGCCACGTTCCCCCACCGCCACCACTCCCTCCGAAGACCACGAATTCGACGCCCCGCCCTCCTCTCCTCCGCCGGCTTTCCTTTTCCAGCGCCCGCCCCTGCTGCAGCCTGCTACCGCCATGGCGCCGCTTTACAAGCAGCGTTCCTGGTCGCCGGATGCGTACCGCGACGAGGCGTGGCTCCGCCGCAAAGGCAACTGGAAGAACCGCCGCAGCCGTAGCGTGACGGACGAGGACGTCAACGAGCTCAAGGCCTGCATCGAGTTAGGCTTTGGATTCGAGTCTTCGCCGGAGGTGGAACCTGATCAGCGCCTCTCCGATACATTACCGGCGCTAGAGCTCTACTACGCCGTCAACAAGACCTACAACAATTCTCTCCTCTCCAGGCCCCCCGCCCCCGTCACTATCACCGCCTCCTCAACGCCGCCGTATTCTTCCGCTGCCTCCGACGACTGCGAGAGCACGTCTTCTTCCCATGGCAGTCCCCACACCATCTTCACCACCGGTAATTATTCAAATTCTCGCAACCTAATTTATACAGGACTTAAATTCGAAACCGGTCTTTTGAGATCGTTAGAATTACATGGTTTGAGTCTTTTGGCAGAAAAGTGTGAAGGAGTAAAATGATATATTTTTGTCAATTTCATATACATAATTAGTTTAATTAGAATCTAGAACTATTTTAATGCACGAGATCAATCTAAAATACCAAACTTATCCGCTAAATACGGTGTCTCAAATTTTGtgtggatgaaaaatattttacttttttgcATTAATGTATTTATtaaagagaatttttttttttttgtcttgagATNNNNNNNNNNNNNNNNNNNNNNNNNNNNNNNNNNNNNNNNNNNNNNNNNNNNNNNNNNNNNNNNNNNNNNNNNNNNNNNNNNNNNNNNNNNNNNNNNNNNNNNNNNNNNNNNNNNNNNNNNNNNNNNNNNNNNNNNNNNNNNNNNNNNNNNNNNNNNNNNNNNNNNNNNNNNNNNNNNNNNNNNNNNNNNNNNNNNNNNNNNNNNNNNNNNNNNNNNNNNNNNNNNNNNNNNNNNNNNNNNNNNNNNNNNNNNNNNNNNNNNNNNNNNNNNNNNNNNNNNNNNNNNNNNNNNNNNNNNNNNNNNNNNNNNNNNNNNNNNNNNNNNNNNNNNNNNNNNNNNNNNNNNNNNNNNNNNNNNNNNNNNNNNNNNNNNNNNNNNNNNNNNNNNNNNNNNNNNNNNNNNNNNNNNNNNNNNNNNNNNNNNNNNNNNNNNNNNNNNNNNNNNNNNNNNNNNNNNNNNNNNNNNNNNNNNNNNNNNNNNNNNNNNNNNNNNNNNNNNNNNNNNAAttaacgatgatgatgatgattgctTGTTCCGTTAATTGGCGATTAACCCAGGAACTAAACCAGGGTTAGCAAAGTTAACCACACAGTGTGACGTGTGCgaaattattattaatatgacGATGACAGGGATTCACCACCGAATTGACGAACCCTACTAAATACCCCCGGGGCCCCCCTATTAACCAAACCCCAATTGTCTCGGAACCAAACTTGTTAGTTCCTTGCCTATTATTATAATGTTGCTGTCGGCAGCTCCCCCTTTTGTATTGTGCTTCTCCATTTTCATCACTTAATTAAGGCTAGATCTATGTCCATTATATATACTATCCTGCTTTGTTCACATTTATATTACTTGTTTTGTTATGGGTATGCTAGCTAGCTGCTAGTGCTAGTTAATTACTATAGGTTTGTTTTAATTGTGTCAGAACCAATCCCCGTGTGAAAATATTGGCCAAAACGTGTGTAATTGTAATGTACTGTATATATATATTGCCTTAGCTTGTTGGGCTTGGTGCTTGGAATTGGAAGAAAGAAGAATGTGACAAGTGACAACCTTGTAATACTCTGACAAAAACAACAAACAAAAAGGGACGGGGTACAGCTTGTGTTCATTATTCTAACATGGGGCCTTTGCGTGGAAAGTAGTGAGCTCGCTGAAACTTGGGGTTTCAACTTGGGTCTTGGAATGAAGAGAACCTTATTTGCTTGTTGGCTTTGTGATAAGTCGTAGTTTCTAGGCTGTCATTACCAAATTTCCCGAGACAGCAGGAAGAGGCGTAATGGGACGTGTTGACTTTCAACTTTACTTTGTTCTAACATAGCGGCTCAATGCTCTTGAAGCCAATTATTGATAGACCCAAACAGAGATTCTGTTCCTGCTACATCCCGGTTCGTGTTTAGGATTTCAATTCTTGTATTCTATTTTTAGATGAGTTAGGTTGACACCTGTCAATAAGAATCTACTTTTAAGGCTATACAACTTTCATAATTTATTAGAAGCAGGCGTCACCAATTGTATAATACATTTCTTTATATAAAGTGTAAACATCGAACACATGAAATCAACATTTTGGAAAACGAAAACACAAGTGCGAGTCATCAGCTATCTGAATATCCCTGCAGCATGAACATGTGGAGACTAGAAAGAGCACCAAAAGACAAACCCAACCACTTCGTACTCATCCATTATTCTGAAAGAGCTAAAATCTTCCTTTTGGGGGGAGATAAGGGATTTAAATAGAAGAAACTTCTCTTTATTACACCATTTTCAAACTGTATGTTCATATTATATAGTTCTGGAACGAGTGATAACATGGTTGCTTTATGATAGTTCAAGGACTAGGAATAATCTGATTAGTGGTTAAATGAATCCTTAGCGTAGTGTATGTGAAGTGTGAACCCCACTACCCATCCATCACCCGCTCCCCGATAAAGAGTCCTTAAAATTATATGAATTTCCTAAATAAAATCTGAAGACACAAATCTTCTCTTTCATCATTTATATAAATCGTTTATCAGGACACCTAACTTTAAACATTTAATTTTAAAGTATAAATCATCATATTCTGGGATAATTTATGTTATATTTAATATCTAGATATACaagtttgaaaaattttcaagtgtaCTGGTATACCAGTGTTTCAGTAATTTTTAAtcgttgatttttatttttaaaagtatatataatatatataattaagatcaacaattaaaaattattgaaatacCAGTATACCGATATACTTGAAAACTTTTCTATAAGTTAATAGTCTAGGATAGTGTGTCGTCTTAGAAAAAAATATGAATCATCATAGACTATTTATGTGTAAAATGTTAAAATTCAATGGCCCAGGACTAATTAATTATGTGTAAATATTTAAATACATCACACTAAAATAATTTATGTATTGTTTCAGGAATTACATAGAATTAGAATGATTTGGGCCTAAACGTAAAGTCTAGATACTTTTATTAGGTGAAAGATCCGACGTCTTTTTCGGTAGGAATGAAAGAGTAAATATTTAAATACATCACACTAAAATAATTTATGTATTGTTTCAGGAATTACATAGAATTAGAATGATTTGGGTCTAAACGTAAAGTCTAGATACTTTTATTAGGTGAAAGATCCGACGTCTTTTTCGGTAGGAATGAAAGAGTTTGAGACTCCATGCTTAAATTAGCAAGAATTTTATGAATTTTAGTAGGTTGGAATAGTTGAATGACGCCGATGCTTAAGTTTTTAGTAGATTgaagtttgaaaattaaatatcTAAAAATGTCAGAGTATTTATAAAGAATAAATGActatttgtatccataaaagatgaaaatgcTGACATATATATCTATActagatcgaaactaaacttgtacccataCAAGATGTTCTCCGTGTGACAAAAATATCCTACGTGGCACTCCAACCCTCCAAAGacagggtacttttgtcacacggagaaCATCTTACATGGGTACAAGTTTAATTTTGATCTAGCGTGGATACATATGTCAGTGTTTtcattttttatgggtacaaatggtcctttattctatttataaaTAGATAGAGCCAATAATTACTTTTTGAATAGCTTCACTTTTAATAGTGGGTTTGTTACTCTGTTTTGGTCGAAAAATTGTTAAGATTTTTTTCCTTAATGAATAAAAAAGATTGTAagaattagttattaatttagatAAATATGACTAGAATAGCGTCGTTGTGTCCGACCTCTATGAAATCAGATAATAAATATTAGTTTAGTTGATATTtgttgattggaatttatttatttttaagtttggcTAAATAGTAGGCTggatataaatatgtataaatatAAGTTAATCAACTTGAGATGATTAATGAAGAAAAAGCTCCTTTGAACACCCACCACGATTTGTGTATCTAAAATTGAAATGGTTTAAATAAGGGGAGAGCATGTGGCTGTGGCATATGGCTTTACGACACTAGTAAAATGTAACGTACTAAAAAATTTTCGTTTGAAGAAAATAACAAGTATTagaaaattttcttgttttttcgTTTCGTTCACTTGTCTTGAAATATAGTAGTATAAAAGAATATTTTAGCATATATGACAAAAGTTTTAAATGATTAGATCAAATTAAATTACTTTatatttcatcaaaattttacatttaaaaaaatgtacaatttagaaaaatatgaaaaaaataaagataatgagatatgtaaaaaaataatcacaatccttttttatttattttttgttatatatCAAAATTgatgaatttaaaaattttaatacatAAATTGTGGCAAGTTAAAACTATTTATGTCTGAATATAAGTAGTTATATTCTAAGACAcgtgtaaaataaattaaaaatttagtacatAAATTATGACATTCTTGGACTATTTATATACAATCCTAAATAATCATATTTTAAGATGGTTTATGTGTTAAAtgatttgaaattttaatttaacttataaactgcttttttttttaaattatttatgtataaatttgggtgaatttatataatattaaaaagaaaatatttgtgTAATTAATTCCGTTTTAAGAGATTttggtaatttaaaattttttaatttatttatgtataAAAGCCATATAATTTCATCACGTTTATTAATCATTATATATCTTAGTTATCATCATAGCTTCTCTTTATGGTTAGAAGTTAGAACAAAGTCAACCTACCACTCATCCGTTTTTGACTTTTTGTCCTCTCCCTTCCAATTTTTCTTTCTCGTTCCAACTTTCCCCATATTTGAGGGGCTTTGCACTTTTCGGTTTTGGTCTTACCGGATGACCCTTGCTATCTGTTCCGGgccatatatttttaaattttggttGGACCTTTTTTTTTGGGTCAGTGGTTAGAGCCTTAGAGGGTTCACGAATGAATAACACTATTGTAGAAACGTTTTACCAAAAAATAAAACACTATTATAGAATCGACAAAGCAAAAAATATTACCGATTGGGCTCTGTCTCCCTTCAAATTGGCCACATTTATTTGATTCTTCCATTTGGGCCGCACTACACGTTAACTTAAAATCACCAAATCAAACCAACTTCATGTCATGATTGTGCCTTACCCTATCAAATTAAAAGATATTAAGAATCGAATAGAGAGTTTAAAGGATTCTACATGCAATTGGGTGTGTGGGGAAAGAGATATTCTCAAGCTAGCAGTAGAGCACTTTCAGAATCTGTTTAAGGTCTCAGAGAACTTGGATATGTCTGTTTGCATTCATCATATTCCTGTTAGAGTGACTGAAGATATGAATGCAGAGCTCATGAAGGAGGTTACTGATCAGGAAATCAAAGATGCTACTTTCAGCCTAGAAAGTCTTAAGACGCCAAGTCCGGACGGTCTCAATGGTCTTTTTTATCAGAAGTACTGAACAATTATTGGTAAAGAAGTCTGTGATGTTGTTAAGAAATTTTTTCATGACAGTAATCTACCAAGCAGTGTTGGAAAAACCTTTATAGTCTTGGCTCCTAAGATTAATCACCCGGAAATCCTCAATCAGCTAAGACCGATTAGTTGCTGCAACTTTATATATAAGATTATTTCTAGAATGTTGGTTATTATGCTTAGGAAAATAATAGATAAGATCATTTCCCCCATCCAGAGTGCTTTTGTGGGTGGCCGCCTGATCCAAGATAACTTGGTTATAGTTCAGAAAATGTTTCATGATCTGAATAGAAAAGGGACAAATGCTTCCGGGAACTTAACTATTAAGATTGATATGAACAAAGCTTATGATAGGGTGGAGTGGTCTTTCCTAGAAGCAACCTTGAGGGCTTTTGGGTTTAACCCGCATTGAATAAAGTTGTTGATGAAGTGTGTGAGCCAAGTAAGTTATAAGATTAAGATTAATGGATTGTTATCGACGACTTTTGAGCCGGGGAGGGGTCTTAAGCAAGGGGATCCCCTATCACCGTACCTTTTTATAATAGCAGATGAGGTTTTTACCATTCTTATGGATAAGGCTAAAGAAGAGGGCAGAATCTCGGGAGTTAAAATCGCCCCTACGGCACCAGCCATCTCACACCTTCTCTTTGCGGATGACTGCATAATCTTCTCAAAAGACAGTGAGGAGAAAATTTACCAGCTCATTACCATCTTGAATTTGTACACCGAAGCCTCAGGACAGAGAATCAATTTGGACAAGTCTGGGATCACGTTTGAAAACCTAATTCCTATCAGAACTAGAGTAGAAATAGAAGAGATTTTGGACTTGTCAGCTTGGGATAATCCAGGTAAGTATCTTGGGATCCTTGCTCACTGGTGAAGATCTAAGAATAGTGCTCTTAGTTGAGGACAGAGTGGTGGATAAGCTAGGAGGGTGGAAACAAAAACTTCTTAATCAAGCTGGGAAGGAGGTCCTCATCAAATCAATTGTTCAAGCGTTACCTGCCTATACTATGAATATGGT carries:
- the LOC107642778 gene encoding uncharacterized protein LOC107642778 (The sequence of the model RefSeq protein was modified relative to this genomic sequence to represent the inferred CDS: added 83 bases not found in genome assembly), with translation MEDEEEGPRSPTATTPSEDHEFDAPPSSPPPAFLFQRPPLLQPATAMAPLYKQRSWSPDAYRDEAWLRRKGNWKNRRSRSVTDEDVNELKACIELGFGFESSPEVEPDQRLSDTLPALELYYAVNKTYNNSLLSRPPAPVTITASSTPPYSSAASDDCESTSSSHGSPHTIFTTGDNPQTVKTRLRQWAQVVAFAVRENSG